The genomic region TGCAGAACGACACGCTCCTGCAGGTGAAGGGCACCGGCGCCAACGGCTCCTTCAAGCTCAACCGCAAGAAGCTGGAGGGCGGCGGCGAGCGGCGCGGAGCCACGGCGGCCGCCACCGCCCCGGCGCCCGCCGCGCACAAGACCAAGAAGGCGGCCTCGGGCGCGGCCGGCCCCCGGCGCGCGGACAAGAAGCCTGTCAAGGGCCAGAAGCCGGAGAAGCGCTCGCACAAGAAGGGCGCCGCCCCCAGAAAGGACAAAGGCAGCAAGGCTAAGAAGGTAGCGGCCGCTGGGGGCAAGAAGGTGAAGAAGGCGGCCAAGCCCAGTGTCCCCAAAGTGCCCAAGGGCCGCAAGTGAGCGCGCCAGCCTGGGCCTCCCCGGTGTTTGGTTTTTCTACTCCAGCGTATGTAGGTTTTGTACGTTTACTGCGGCCCGGGCCGCCGCGCCTGCTCTGAGCCGCGGGCAGGGGCCTCGGGCCTGCTCCATCCCTTCTCCAGCTCCCATCCCCCGCCGATGTagcctttttttgttgtttgctttagATTTTTGAAACGGCCCTGGCGGCGCCCCTATTGGCTCTCGCCCTTGGCAACGGGTGTTGCTATGGTTACCAGCCCCTAGGCGCCAATGGCCATGGCCGCGCCTGCCCATCCGGGCCGCTCTTTCCagctccccaccctccctgcttTCGGGTGAGCGACAAGCAATCGCTCGTGGTGCGCGGCTGCCCGGGCCTTGTCTCCATTCCGTCGGCCTTTTGGGGGTCACAATAAATGGTTTAAACCTTTGAACCGCTCTCGTTTTTTTCCGAGTGGAATAGGGATGGGCGTGGTCAGCGCGCAGCTAGAGTTGGACGGTGGGCCCCAGAGATCCTCGGCACCCCGACCTGGAGTCTGCAAGGGGTAGAAacggctggggagggggcggccggTTGATCCCAGAAGGAATCGCGGGTCCCATCTCCCGTGAGTGGAAATGGAAGGGTGCTGGAGATAGGCTGGTAAAGTCTCTGACAAGGGTTCACCAGCCGTGGGGTGAGGGAGTGGTGGTTTTGGGGGTTCACTGGTCAGGGTTCCTCAGCTCTTACAAGGTCACATCGGCTGGACGTTTGCGGAGATTAGTTATTCTGAATGCGGTGAGACTTGGGGTTGATGCGACAAGAATAGTGTGGTGTGGAGAGGAGGTGTGGCCTGAGCAAGGCAGTGATCTTCTCAGGTTGCTGGTTAGTCTGGAGCAGACAGGACACCCAGAGGGTTCTTGGGCAAATTGAGAAGAGAGACTGTCAGCCCTGAGTGACCCTGATGTCCAGCATATGGAATAGTTAATCCACCTGGGTACTAAGGTGACAACTATTCCGACAGAGGTTCTGTGAAAGGACAATctagcaggaggaggagggcccCGGGACAGTGGGAAGCCAGGGAATGCTCTGGCTTCTGGGGTTAGGTGAGAGATGCAGGGGACTCTCTCAATTGCTGTGTAAGAGACTACAGGTTGGCGGTTGGCGGGGAAGGGCAAGTAGGTTTGGggtcaggggagggagggagcagcactGGAAGAGCCCCTGACCTGGGCCTGGCAGCTGTCACCCTTCCTGGCACATCCCTGGCACGCACGGAGCAAGTGGCCACTCCACTCCCTCTTCAAGTCTTCATAGCCTTGAAGCAGGGGCTCCTCACTGCTGCCTGCCTCAGGGACCTGCAGGGCCAGGTGCCAGGGTGAGTCTTAACCTGTCCTGTCGTGTGCTAGGCATCGAGGACAGGGCAGTGGGCAAGATGAGCAGAAGTGCCTGCCCTGCCCAACGCTTCAAGCCAATGGGGGAGACAAGTCACAGATGTACCTTTTGGCACATCATCCTTCTTGAGGCAGAAGTTCAGAGGACAAGATGGGGACCGGATCTGAGTGTGGAGACTTGTGACTGATGGCTGCAGGAGACACTGTCATTTGAGCAGAGGAGGAGACGGCAATGCTCCACCTTGCTGTGGCTCTTTTGGTTCTGGGGAGCTGTGGGCATCCAGGAAGCACGCAGGAGGAGGCCCAGGTTGGAGACAGGGACTGTGGGGGACCAGGGTACATCCTGCCCGTTCACGTTCTGGCCACTTGCTGATCACTAGCAGTTTCGTCTCCTTTGCAGTTTTGACTAGGGAGCAGTTTGCCCAGTGCCCTGCTGCAGGGCGACTGTGCCAGACCTCATCGTGTCCCATACTGCCTAGAGGACCAGTCAATAAGCCACCAGCAGGTAGAGGCCGTGAGAGAGCTTGGCCTACCCAGGATTCTGGGGGACGGTGCTCCTGACCAGCGAAATGTGTTCCCTCAGATTCTATCCTATTCTAAACCAGAAGCCGGAGCCCAGATGCCACCTGGGCTCACCCCAGTTGCCCAAATCAGAATCTGAGGCTGGGGCCTGGGACTTGGCTTTCTGACCATCTCTTAGGTGGCtgtgaggttcagagaggatTGGGAAGGGTTGCTGCAAGGGACCCGGGCACGTGGACACTGCTCCTTCCTGCCCAGCAATTTGCCCTGAGCTTGCTTCCTTCCTCCGAGCCCTTCCTAACCAAAGCCCCGGACCCTGCTCACCGACCGCTTCCTTTTGACGCCATCCCTGCATGCCAGGGCCTTTCCTCTCAGCACTGCCTTTCCTATTTCCCACCAAAACCCGCCCTTTGCCACTCATACCACCCTGCTCTCCCAGTGGCCTCTCACTGTGACGCTGCTGCCCCTCACCTCTCTCCTGTCACCCCCCTCCCTTCCTTGAAGACTTGGGCCCCTAGCTCGCtgtttcctcccctcctttcAAGGCCTGCCTCCAGGAGCAGTGGAGCACCCAGGGGCCGAGCCCTCAGTGGGGCCTCCCACTCTTCTGATAATGAAGAGCACTTTAATTTTCTTCCGGGGACACAACCCACCCTACTCAGGCCAAATGATTCTGGGAGTCTGACCCCTCCAGTCCCAGGAACGGTCGCATGACCAAAGACCTGGCTAATGAGTGTTCAGTTGATTGTTCACTTTGCCACAATAATTGGGTCAGAAATGGGTTTTTGACCCCAGTGGGTTCAATGAGAGTCGATCCTGGGACTTTCTCTGGAACTATTGAGAAAGAGGTGTTTTCTCCTCCAGGATAATTAAAGGGTAGGGACATGGGGCCAGAGTTGCCAGTGGTCATCTTTGTCCACACATAGGGAGAGCCCACCCGAAAAAGGAACCAAGACAGAGAAAGTTGGAATCAAAAAATGGAGAGACAAATACTTAAGGACATTCATGGAGCCTCcagatccagccatgcctgaagctagCTTAGACCTGAATGTCATGTGAGCTGATACATTGCTTTTTGCatcagtttgagttgggtttctgtcacctGCAGTGTAGTCTCTCCTTTGACTCACTTTACCCTCTCATGTTCACATCCTGGACCTTGTCATCCATTGGTCTTCCTCTGAAACCACTCTCCCAGTGTCCCACTCTCTACCCACaggcccctcctctcctcttccctgctAGCTCACTCAGACCCTAGGGCAGAGCTGCACTTCTGCAGGTGGCTCCCACCCCAAGCTGAAGAACCAATGGCCGTAACTAGCCCTATGTGAACACtcagtgtgtgccaggcactcagaGGAAGGCCGCACAGCCCTCATTTCAGCCTTAGAACAGCCCCAGCAAGAAAGGTCTTCAAAAGCTAATCTTACTGGTGCAGGTGGTGAGACCAGGAGGCTGTATTTTCTGCCCTGACACCACATTCAGCTCTGGCATGGGTCTGGGGAGCCCAGGATCCACTATTTACTTAATGTGTCTCTTGGACTTGGCTTCAGGGAACCTCAATTCCAGGTGAACATTGGAGGCGCAGGATACTGCAAGgcccaggagggcttcctgggggaggtgaCCCTGGTGCAGAGAGGCGGCAAGAGACCAGGTGCATTTGCTTGTCTGTAAACTAGGGGCATAGCAATGGCCCAGACCCGGGCTCCTCTCTGCCCACTACTCAGGAGAGGAGTCAAGTGGGACCAGGCCCTGGAGGCTGAGATCAGGGTTCTGGGCCTGGGTCCACCACGGTCTTTTCATCTGGGGCAAGATTGttctccctaagcctcagtttcctcatctataaatggagCCAAGAAAGATTCTTTTTACTCATCTCACCAGGGAGCCTCTGAACACAGTGCCTCTGGCCAGGGTCCCCGGGTTTTCCTGCCTCCGCCCGTCGCACCCCCTGGGCGTAGTGCGCTCTCCTCCGGCAATACGGTCTCCTTCCTCTTGTGGGGCCGGGACCTGCCTCCCTGTGAACCCCCTTAGGATCTCAGGTCTACCTTCTGGGTCCCTAGGTCTGACTTCTTCCTGGCCCCAAGACAGCCCTGCAGCCACTGGAAAGGCGCTTTTCCAGGCTGTGTGGCTTTAGCGACTTAGGATGGGGTCTGCACCCAACTGACGCCAGTGGACCAACCTAGCTGAACCGGTCTCTGCCAGGGCAGGGCTGAGTGCTGAGCACACAACCTGTTGGCGGGGCCTGAGCACTCAGCACAAGGGGTACTGACGTCTCTCTGTCCCAGGCATCAGACCTTGGGTGATGTGGCCAGACGGCACATTAGCTGTTCTGGCAGCTCCACCTGTCATGAGGCAGCCAAGAGGCCTCGCTTCTTTCCACAGCAACTGCTGGGGGCCACTTGCACTTGCAAAATGGGGGCAGTGATACTTGCAGAGGTATCGGGAGAACAGAATGAAATCTCGTATGTCAAGGGCTTAGTCCACAGTCACTCATTCAGCACATCCTGGTTGAGCAGAAGCAGGGATGGGGACCTATCAGAGCTGCCCCCTGTTCTCAAGGAGCTCGGCTGGAGCTTCCGGGGAGGAACATTCCAGGCTGGAGCAGCCCTGGCACAGGCCCCCAGGCACGGAGAGGCTCCTGGGTTTAGGGAATGGTGAAAGCAGCAAGCAGACTGACAGGGCACGGGGCGGGACTGGTCAGCAGGGCTTCAGGTCCCCTTGTCAGTCAGAGGTCAACCGGGAGGCGGAACCAGCGGGACGCAGGCGTGGACACACCCATGTAGCGGATGTGTATCAGGGAGGGGGCTTGCATGTGTGCAAATTAGTAAAGGGAAGccttctttaaaatggagatgggAAGCCCTGCAGGGGGAACTCGCATGCACTCACCATCTCACTTTGCAGTTTTGGGAAGCGCAGCTACTGTACCACTCAAGCAGGGGGAAGGAAGATGTTCTCGTCGCCCGGCAGCAGCTCCGCCAATGAGAAGCTGGCACCGCCTGAACTCTCACTCTCCCCCCAATGGACTTCCTTTTAGAGCAGCCCCGCCcactccctctttttctctataaaagcaagctTCCCGCCTTTGTTCTCTTACTTCACTATGGTCTGCCTTCACCTGCATTTCCCAGATTgcaattcctttggctattcctgaataaactcattttgctaGTAAGGGAAAGTAACcgactattttattttaaagttgacaTACACTTGCAGGACTGGTTAAGCGCTTTCTGTAAGCCTGAATCTTTGTGACTGACGCTGGAGTTTGAGGTGCCAGACAGTCAGGAACACGAGCAGGCTGAGTCACAACTCACACAACTGGAACCCCAGGATGGACTGAGACTTGTGTCGGTTCTTGTTGCC from Equus caballus isolate H_3958 breed thoroughbred chromosome 16, TB-T2T, whole genome shotgun sequence harbors:
- the H1-10 gene encoding histone H1.10 yields the protein MSVELEEALPLTTAEGAAKKAAKAGGSAALSPSKKRKNKKKNQPGKYSQLVVETIRRLGERNGSSLAKIYTEAKKVAWFDQQNGRTYLKYSIKALVQNDTLLQVKGTGANGSFKLNRKKLEGGGERRGATAAATAPAPAAHKTKKAASGAAGPRRADKKPVKGQKPEKRSHKKGAAPRKDKGSKAKKVAAAGGKKVKKAAKPSVPKVPKGRK